From one Butyricimonas faecihominis genomic stretch:
- a CDS encoding superoxide dismutase, giving the protein MKTEEYKELDVLMSSEVINTKGEDNKFKLPPLPYKENALEPYISERTIQYHYGKHLATYITNLNNLIVGTEFEKMCLEGIVIKSEGGIFNNAAQTYNHIFYFETFQAHHAAQVAPTGKIKELIDKSFGSFDAFKEAFAKAATTLFGSGWAWLVVDKKGKLEIVQTGNADTPLKHGKKPVLTIDVWEHAYYLDTQNARPKYIENYWNIINWDVVNKRLG; this is encoded by the coding sequence ATGAAAACAGAAGAGTACAAAGAATTGGATGTGTTGATGTCATCAGAGGTTATAAATACAAAAGGTGAGGATAACAAATTTAAATTACCCCCTCTACCCTATAAAGAAAATGCGTTAGAACCTTATATCAGCGAACGTACTATCCAATATCACTACGGAAAACATCTCGCAACTTATATTACAAACCTGAATAATTTAATCGTGGGTACCGAATTCGAAAAAATGTGTTTAGAAGGTATCGTGATCAAATCCGAAGGTGGTATTTTCAATAATGCAGCACAAACATATAATCATATTTTCTATTTCGAGACTTTCCAAGCTCATCATGCAGCACAAGTCGCTCCGACAGGAAAAATAAAGGAATTGATTGATAAATCATTTGGAAGTTTCGATGCCTTCAAGGAAGCGTTTGCTAAAGCAGCCACCACCTTATTTGGTTCAGGATGGGCCTGGTTGGTTGTGGACAAAAAGGGGAAACTGGAAATCGTACAAACCGGTAATGCAGATACTCCACTGAAACATGGAAAGAAACCCGTGTTGACAATTGATGTCTGGGAACACGCTTACTATTTGGACACCCAAAACGCTCGTCCGAAATACATTGAAAATTATTGGAACATTATAAACTGGGACGTTGTAAACAAACGCTTAGGATAA
- a CDS encoding TonB-dependent receptor — MRIIYSILLLTFISGHLFAQRSETVQTNDSTFSVIKQLKEVVITAEKRELSISEIPVALSVISGKNLLNENNPDLRNLSGIVPNFYMQEGGLKLSTPLYVRGIGTVSGTPPVGLYVDGVPIFDKNAFIFDLYDIKQIEVLRGPQTTLYGRNSIIGLINIRTNPPATKFSLQAKAGVSSYNSQNYMVMANLPINKVLYNKLSFAYNRTDGYFKNDFTGGKSNKSDSYDLRYQGSVFTDATWKVAFGLNYNHSFDDGYAYHAVDSLKVHRYRVNYNADASYKRDLLSTYIDIQKHFSQTLLNWITSYSRAKDKQVLDADFTYHDVFQNGKKSKQDLITQEINYQSSQGERIDWTIGTFGFYKDLANDYLATFGSERHLLLPLDLDQASYYNNTSTWGIAGYGQVTVKNLLPGMFVTAGIRYDYEKASLSYRDSLLFHGASQFTGYHDWDEKHSYAAWLPKFSILQKWNEQLSTYLNISKGYKAGGYNIISNEMTTQVVELEYGKESLWNYELGAKYFSANGRFNMNGALFYIDWKDQQIFVMEMMGPIIKNAGDARSIGAEIDLSWECLPRLVYFLSSGYSNSECYHHLTKEYEGNKIVMAPEFTMNTGVAYSKAIKFSLFKSFTATTSVTGFGTQYFDEANTMKQDPYFLWNMDLGISGKHIDFHVWGKNILDKSFFCYMFNSPVGKNLPEYMKSGQSGAPSRFGASITIKL, encoded by the coding sequence ATGCGGATAATATATAGCATTCTGCTATTGACATTTATCTCCGGGCATTTGTTCGCACAGCGATCCGAGACCGTGCAGACAAATGACTCTACATTCAGTGTCATCAAACAATTAAAAGAAGTCGTCATCACGGCTGAAAAAAGGGAATTATCCATTAGCGAGATTCCTGTTGCTCTCAGCGTGATTAGTGGGAAAAACTTGTTGAACGAGAATAATCCGGATCTTCGGAACCTGTCAGGAATCGTTCCGAATTTTTACATGCAGGAAGGAGGCTTGAAACTATCAACACCGCTCTATGTTCGCGGAATTGGAACGGTATCCGGGACCCCACCCGTCGGTTTGTACGTGGATGGTGTCCCGATCTTTGACAAAAATGCCTTCATATTTGATTTGTATGACATCAAGCAAATAGAAGTACTGCGAGGTCCTCAGACAACCCTGTACGGTCGGAATAGTATCATCGGTTTGATTAATATCCGAACAAATCCTCCTGCGACAAAGTTTTCGTTGCAGGCAAAAGCAGGAGTTTCCAGCTATAACTCCCAGAATTACATGGTTATGGCTAATTTGCCTATAAACAAAGTTCTATATAACAAATTATCTTTTGCTTATAATCGCACGGACGGGTATTTCAAGAATGATTTTACTGGTGGGAAATCGAACAAATCGGATTCATACGATCTTCGTTACCAAGGAAGCGTGTTCACGGATGCAACATGGAAGGTCGCGTTTGGTCTGAACTATAATCATAGTTTTGATGATGGCTACGCTTATCATGCCGTTGATTCTTTAAAAGTACACCGCTACCGGGTCAATTATAATGCGGATGCATCCTATAAACGGGATTTATTGTCCACGTACATTGACATTCAGAAACATTTTTCTCAAACCCTGTTGAACTGGATCACTTCCTATTCCCGGGCTAAAGATAAACAGGTTTTGGATGCTGATTTCACGTATCATGATGTATTCCAAAATGGTAAGAAATCGAAACAGGATCTGATCACGCAAGAGATCAATTACCAGTCCTCCCAAGGCGAGAGAATCGATTGGACAATAGGAACATTTGGTTTTTACAAAGACTTGGCGAATGACTATTTGGCCACTTTTGGCTCGGAACGTCACTTGTTGCTCCCACTGGATCTGGATCAAGCATCGTACTACAATAACACCTCTACTTGGGGAATTGCCGGATACGGGCAAGTTACCGTGAAAAATCTCTTGCCGGGGATGTTCGTCACTGCCGGAATCAGGTATGATTACGAGAAAGCGTCTCTCTCCTACCGGGATAGTTTGTTATTTCACGGGGCAAGCCAGTTCACCGGTTATCATGATTGGGACGAAAAACATTCTTACGCGGCTTGGTTGCCCAAATTCTCCATTCTACAAAAATGGAACGAGCAGTTATCCACCTACTTGAACATATCTAAAGGATATAAAGCCGGTGGGTACAATATCATTTCGAATGAAATGACCACGCAGGTTGTAGAACTGGAATATGGTAAAGAATCTTTGTGGAATTACGAACTTGGAGCTAAATACTTTAGTGCCAACGGACGGTTTAACATGAATGGGGCGCTTTTTTATATTGATTGGAAAGACCAGCAAATTTTTGTCATGGAGATGATGGGGCCGATTATTAAAAATGCGGGAGACGCCCGCAGTATTGGAGCGGAAATTGATTTAAGCTGGGAATGTCTGCCACGATTGGTTTATTTCCTTTCCTCAGGATATAGTAATTCGGAATGCTACCACCACTTAACCAAGGAATACGAGGGGAATAAAATTGTCATGGCCCCGGAATTCACGATGAACACAGGGGTAGCGTACTCCAAAGCAATCAAGTTCTCATTATTCAAATCTTTCACAGCAACCACGTCTGTTACCGGTTTCGGGACCCAATATTTTGATGAGGCGAACACCATGAAACAAGATCCTTATTTCCTTTGGAACATGGATTTGGGCATTTCCGGTAAACACATCGATTTCCACGTGTGGGGTAAGAACATTTTGGATAAAAGTTTCTTTTGCTACATGTTCAACAGCCCCGTGGGCAAGAATTTACCAGAATACATGAAATCCGGGCAATCTGGGGCTCCCTCTCGATTCGGGGCATCTATAACAATAAAACTATAA
- a CDS encoding Fur family transcriptional regulator: protein MNTVQGTREYLLKYNIKPSMQRIAIMDYLMVHRVHPTADEIYNALYPTMPTLSKTTIYNTMKLFTEQGAVKALVIDEKNVRFDIDTSSHAHFMCLGCGCVYDLPIENQEAIQLEGVGELIITEIHLYYKGYCKKCTEEKRKNILL, encoded by the coding sequence ATGAATACAGTTCAAGGAACACGGGAATATTTACTTAAGTATAACATCAAACCATCTATGCAAAGGATAGCAATTATGGATTATTTGATGGTACACCGGGTACATCCGACAGCTGACGAAATTTACAATGCTTTATATCCGACCATGCCCACGTTGTCTAAAACGACAATATATAACACGATGAAATTGTTCACGGAACAGGGTGCGGTGAAAGCTCTCGTGATTGATGAAAAAAACGTGCGTTTTGACATTGACACGTCAAGTCATGCTCATTTCATGTGTTTGGGGTGCGGTTGCGTGTATGATCTTCCGATTGAGAATCAAGAAGCGATACAATTAGAAGGAGTAGGGGAATTAATCATCACAGAAATTCATCTTTATTACAAGGGGTATTGTAAAAAATGCACCGAAGAGAAAAGAAAAAACATATTATTATAA
- a CDS encoding NADH peroxidase translates to MKKFICTVCGYVHEGDEAPEICPQCKQPKSKFKELVETEGALTFVDEHRLGVAKGVDPEVLEGLRAHFNGECSEVGMYLAMSRQADREGYPEIAEAFKRYAWEEAEHAAKFAELLGECVWDTKTNLKKRMEAEAGACEDKKRIATLAKKLDLDAIHDTVHEMCKDEARHGKGFEGLYNRYFK, encoded by the coding sequence ATGAAAAAATTTATCTGTACTGTATGTGGTTACGTTCATGAAGGAGATGAAGCTCCGGAAATTTGTCCGCAATGTAAACAACCGAAAAGCAAGTTCAAAGAATTAGTTGAAACCGAAGGTGCTTTGACGTTCGTAGACGAACATCGTCTTGGTGTAGCAAAAGGGGTTGATCCTGAAGTTCTTGAAGGATTGAGAGCGCATTTCAACGGGGAATGTTCAGAAGTCGGGATGTATTTGGCTATGAGTCGTCAGGCAGATCGTGAAGGCTATCCGGAGATTGCAGAGGCTTTCAAACGTTACGCTTGGGAAGAGGCAGAACATGCGGCTAAATTTGCAGAATTATTAGGAGAATGTGTTTGGGATACCAAAACGAACTTGAAAAAGCGTATGGAAGCAGAGGCTGGTGCTTGCGAGGATAAAAAACGTATTGCAACCTTGGCTAAAAAATTGGATTTGGATGCTATCCACGATACTGTTCATGAAATGTGTAAGGATGAAGCTCGTCACGGTAAAGGTTTCGAGGGATTATACAATCGTTATTTCAAGTAA
- a CDS encoding alpha/beta hydrolase: protein MRTYRCEDVTLSDRGIDSKGWLCNPQEKGKKPAILVLGPKDASNNTVLLQYATQLANYGFVVLGMEETQNVKAAIDYLSLKDEVDPNKMYAMGICNGTNEVLASTEVEKRLKAIALVAGCYKRKEASRVKIPTIVIHGRENEKEYQSAQRVYDTICAEEKLAIWEGSVTHAQYFEDPLVLDKTVRNVFRWFKTH from the coding sequence ATGAGAACTTATAGATGCGAAGACGTCACTTTATCAGATAGAGGAATTGATAGTAAAGGCTGGTTGTGTAATCCGCAAGAAAAAGGTAAAAAACCGGCAATACTTGTTTTAGGCCCCAAAGATGCCTCGAATAACACGGTATTATTACAATATGCCACGCAATTGGCAAACTATGGTTTTGTTGTTTTAGGAATGGAGGAAACTCAGAATGTGAAAGCAGCCATTGATTATTTGAGCTTGAAAGATGAAGTTGACCCGAATAAAATGTACGCCATGGGAATATGTAACGGAACGAATGAAGTTCTGGCCAGTACAGAAGTGGAAAAACGACTGAAAGCGATCGCTTTAGTGGCAGGATGCTACAAACGCAAAGAGGCATCCCGGGTAAAAATCCCGACAATCGTTATTCACGGAAGAGAAAACGAAAAGGAGTATCAATCTGCTCAACGCGTGTACGACACGATCTGCGCGGAGGAAAAATTAGCTATATGGGAAGGTTCCGTTACTCATGCACAATATTTTGAAGATCCTCTTGTTCTGGATAAAACGGTACGGAATGTCTTCCGTTGGTTTAAAACACATTGA